One part of the Apium graveolens cultivar Ventura unplaced genomic scaffold, ASM990537v1 ctg3886, whole genome shotgun sequence genome encodes these proteins:
- the LOC141701463 gene encoding uncharacterized protein LOC141701463 translates to MYNYMFAMSSTGGQIDRSINRGGAPYCFKVKGVNYHSMGSFVPLDGKIPKFCQLYIYDTEDEVHNRINAVKGGRDVVDEEIVESLLEMLDKHNRLVKGFRMARERISQNPVDEFRLVLISSSSASGRPNHIGPSNEVAGLIVTDEYAKGCRDTIIHSRTNGLERIFKTDPRFMQLQYPILFPHGDIGYYRQIPLNRPNQKNQKQRQNTEDEDPDEKGEREFITMKEYYNYKLMIWPSEGLTPHLGGRLWQQYVVDAFTAIEQYRFDWIRGHQTTIRSDIYHNIRDALNKGDSNPENVGKATILPASFTGSKRYMNQYFKDAMAICRTLGHPSLFLTMTTNTKWPEIQRMLKFLPGVDVVDAPDVVARVFKMKVDQLLDQIKNKNCFGQIPDPSIDPVGYEAVKNYMIHGPCGTDCVNSLCMVKGRCITHFPKRYNSHTYFDDCGFPIYKRRKTGIIVKKKGIDLDNRYVVPYNRDLLIRFQCHTNLEICNSSRSLKYLFKYCLKGHDTATMCLRKKTNNKKGAQPQSLLRNGRLMKSSNTWMEDMFVHLKHHGGYLVLTSIPGGLPLNDCQYIY, encoded by the exons ATGTACAACTATATGTTTGCCATGTCTTCCACCGGAGGTCAAATTGATCGTAGTATCAATCGTGGCGGTGCTCCTTACTGTTTCAAGGTAAAAGGTGTAAATTACCACAGTATGGGAAGCTTTGTACCACTTGATGGTAAGATCCCCAAATTCTGTCAACTCTACATATATGACACTGAAGATGAAGTACATAACAGAATAAATGCCGTTAAGGGAGGACGCGATGTCGTGGATGAAGAAATCGTTGAGTCATTGTTAGAAATGCTGGATAAACATAATCGTTTGGTCAAAGGTTTTCGTATGGCACGTGAAAGAATTAGTCAGAATCCAGTTGATGAATTTAGATTGGTTCTAATATCTTCGTCTTCCGCATCTGGTCGACCTAACCATATTGGTCCATCGAATGAAGTTGCCGGGTTGATTGTCACTGACGAGTATGCTAAAGGATGCAGGGATACAATAATCCATTCGAGAACCAATGGATTGGAGAGAATTTTTAAAACAGATCCACGGTTTATGCAGCTTCAGTATCCTATTCTTTTTCCTCATGGAGACATCGGATATTACCGTCAAATCCCTTTAAACAGACcaaatcaaaaaaatcagaaacAACGTCAGAATACCGAAGATGAAGATCCGGATGAAAAGGGGGAGAGAGAGTTCATCACGATGAAAGAATATTACAATTATAAACTCATGATATGGCCTTCGGAAG GTTTGACTCCACATCTCGGAGGACGTTTATGGCAGCAATATGTTGTTGACGCATTTACTGCGATTGAGCAATACAGATTTGACTGGATCAGAGGTCACCAGACCACAATTCGTTCTGATATATACCACAACATACGAGATGCACTAAACAAGGGTGATAGCAATCCTGAAAATGTCGGCAAGGCAACAATTTTACCAGCCTCCTTCACTGGCAGTAAAAGATACATGAACCAGTATTTCAAGGACGCAATGGCAATTTGTCGAACACTTGGACACCCATCATTGTTCCTTACGATGACCACTAACACAAAATGGCCTGAAATTCAGAGGATGTTAAAATTTCTACCTGGTGTTGATGTTGTTGACGCACCCGACGTCGTTGCAAGGGTATTTAAGATGAAAGTTGACCAACTTCTTGATCAAATAAAAAATAAGAACTGCTTTGGAC aaattcctgACCCAAGTATTGATCCAGTTGGTTACGAAGCTGTCAAGAATTACATGATCCACGGACCATGTGGCACTGACTGTGTCAATTCTCTGTGTATGGTTAAAGGTCGTTGTATTACACATTTTCCTAAAAG GTATAATTCTCACACATACTTTGATGACTGTGGCTTTCCCATCTATAAGAGGAGGAAAACTGGAATTATCGTAAAGAAAAAGGGAATTGACCTGGATAATCGTTATGTTGTCCCCTACAATCGAGATCTTCTAATAAGATTTCAATGTCACACAAATTTGGAGATTTGTAACAGCTCCAGATCATTGAAATATCTGTTCAAATATTGTTTAAAAGGACATGATACCGCCACCATGTGTCTGAGGAaaaaaacaaacaacaaaaaggGTGCACAACCACAATCACTCCTGAGAAACGGCCGCTTGATGAAGTCAAGCAATACTTGGATGGAAGATATGTTTGTGCATCTGAAGCATCATGGAGGATATTTGGTTTTGACATCCATTCCCGGTGGCCTTCCGTTGAACGATTGCCAGTACATCTACTGA